The Streptomyces sp. NBC_01255 genome window below encodes:
- a CDS encoding DUF397 domain-containing protein yields the protein MSTDLNWFKSSYSGDQGGACVEVALSWAKSSYSGPQGGDCVEVATCTDAVHVRDSKDLDVPPFSVSPGAWAAFVARVG from the coding sequence ATGAGCACCGACCTCAACTGGTTCAAGAGCAGCTACAGCGGCGACCAGGGCGGCGCCTGCGTCGAAGTCGCCCTCTCCTGGGCCAAGTCCTCCTACAGCGGCCCCCAGGGCGGTGACTGCGTCGAGGTCGCCACCTGCACGGATGCCGTCCACGTCCGGGACTCCAAGGACCTCGACGTCCCCCCCTTCTCCGTCTCCCCCGGCGCCTGGGCCGCTTTCGTGGCCCGGGTCGGCTGA